The Lolium rigidum isolate FL_2022 chromosome 2, APGP_CSIRO_Lrig_0.1, whole genome shotgun sequence genomic interval ATGGGGGATCATGATGGTTTCAAGCACAGTGGTGTCCGTCAAACTGGCACTCCAAAGGTTTCAATTCTCCCACTCGTCTTCCTCATTTTCTATGAAGTTTCCGGCGGTCCTTTTGGGATCGAGGATAGTGTCAAGGCGGCTGGCCCACTCCTGGCAATTGTGGGCGTTCTCTTCTTTGCGGTCCTTTGGGGTGTCCCAGAAGCACTAATCACTGCTGAGATGGGCACTATGTTCCCTGAGAATGGAGGTTACGTTGTCTGGGTGTCTTCGGCTCTTGGACCATTTTGGGGTTTTCAGCAAGGTTGGGCAAAGTGGATTAGTGGTGTCATAGATAATGCACTatatcctgtcctttttctcgaCTATATGAAGTCCAGCATTCCAGCTTTTGGGAGTGGACTACCAAGGACCATGGCGTTGCTAATCCTCACAATTGCTCTTACTTATATGAACTACAGAGGGTTAACGATAGTTGGCTGGGTGGCAGTGCTTCTTGGGGTGTTTTCACTCCTCCCATTCTTTTTAATGGGACTGGTAGCTGTTCCAAATATTGAGCCTTCAAGATGGCTTGAAATGGACTTGGGTAATACGAATTGGGGCTTGTATCTGAATACGCTTttttggaagatcaacaattgggaTTCAGTTAGTACATTAGCTGGAGAGGTGTACAATCCAGAGAAAACCATTCCCAAGGCACTTTCATATGCTCTAATTGTGGTAGTTGGGGGACACCTCTACCCTCTGATCACTTGTACAGCAGCAGCTCCGGTTGCACGGGAGTTCTGGTCAGACGGATATTTTGCAGAAATTGGAAGCATACTAGGTGGATTTTGGTTGCATTCCTGGATTCAAGCGGGTGCTGCATTGTCAAATATGGGAAACTTTCTTACAGAGATGAGCACTGATTCTTACCAGCTTCTTGGGATGGCTGAGCGCGGCATGCTCCCTGAATTCTTCGCCAAGAGATCACGCTATGGAACCCCTCTGATCGGCATCCTCTTCTCTGCGCTTGGTGTGATCCTCCTGTCATGGATGAGCTTTCATGAGATCATGGCAGCGGATAACTACATCTACTGCTTCGGAATGATCCTGGAGTTTATAGCCTTTGTCAAGCATAGAGTAACCCATCCAAATGCCTCCAGGCCTTACAAAGTCCCATTGGGCACTGTCGGAGCCATTCTGCTGATTGTGCCTCCTCTCATGCTGATCGCCATGGTGATGGCGCTCGCGTCCTTCAAGGTGATGGTGGTGAGCTTCTTTGCAGTGCTTATCGGGCTTGTGCTGCAACCGTTCCTGGCGTATGCAGATAAGAAGCAATGGTTGAGGTTCTCTGTCAGTAAGGACCTGCCAGATTTGCCGGACTCCAGtgtcttcagacaagatgaaatgACTCCTCTCTTGTTCTAGTTCACATAGTAATCAAGCACGTGCACATGCACATTATGTATAATTGTATGCATTATTGTTCCTTCCGAAAAAAGCACAAATAACcgattttttgtttattttactTCTAGGGTGGAACATCAGTTCTTCATCAAATCAGATATGAATTGAGTTGTTACATGATTGTTAGCTTCACATTACTCTGAAATTAGGATCAATTCAGAATTTTAGGCAAGGATATAGCAAGTTGACCTTTCAAGAATAAAAATGATGCTTCTTTCAAGTGCTTGTTAATCAAGTAGGATCAGCAGCCGCTAACAATCATATGTAATCAGGAACAAATCTGATAAGAAAACAATTTATGAATATTTTGTAACTTTACAAAACTGTATTTTGATAGATTAAATAAATTAAATGACGCTTGCAGCATTATCATTCTTCTTTTGAAGCACGAAGATAAATGAAATATATTCCTCTCTCAGTATGTGAATAGTAGTACATATTCACAAGTggaagtaaaataaaaacatatttgcATGTACTCTGTCATGTACTTGTGGAAATTAATCTGCTATAGTCTTGAGCACATATTGCAAGGCAATATATCTACATTTTCAGAAGGTATAAAACGTGAGAAGCTGTGGATCCATATAATTGCACCTGGAGATGTAAGAAGAATGCTAACTTCAAACACTGAACCAAAAAGGGTGAATGTATATGTGTATAATTCTCTTACAAAGCAGATAATATTCACCATCGTATAATTTAATAAAGCTACTAAATACAAATCCTTGTAGTACAGATTTCTGAGGGAACTTTCCCTGACATTGTTGTACAACGTATAATGGAAGAATCAATAGGACAAGAAAGAATACCGGTGAACTTACACATGCTCCCAAGAGAAAAGTATGTCGTCCTGGACCGAGTGGCGCGCGGTAAGCCAGCTCGTACTGCAGTGAACACAATCTATCACTTTGCTGAATACTATGCCCATTGGATTAGACGTTGGCAGCCTGGGAAAAAGTGAGTATAACCTTTCTTTAGCAGTAGCAGGGAGCAGGCCATTCTGCCATTGTATATTTTAGCTAGGGAAACACCTGAATTGGTGATAGAGAGGAATACAATAAGTCTTATGGTATCTTCACGTTGGCCATCTCCCCATGTATGATTTCACAGTTTCTTCCGCTAtgaagtactacctccgtcccagttcatagggcttgcaCGTGTTTCTAGGCTGTCAATTTGGtcaacataataacaattatataACACAAAaactatatcattagaaagtagaacatctaagctttctaacgatatatattttgtaatatatatcttgTATTATCATGGTCAAACTTACAACCTACAAATACGTGCAAGCCCTGTGAACCAGGACAGAGGAAGTACTGTGTAATTCAAACACGCTGACAGTCAACTTTGGATAAAATGTTAAGCATCAGAACCTTCTGACAATACAGGGATATAGCAAAAAAGTAGTAAACATCAAAGTGCATGAACCAGAACATGAAACAACATGAATGAAAGAAATAAATGTGAGAGCAGTATAGCATGATTGAGTACCTGCAG includes:
- the LOC124687801 gene encoding probable polyamine transporter At1g31830, with the protein product MGDHDGFKHSGVRQTGTPKVSILPLVFLIFYEVSGGPFGIEDSVKAAGPLLAIVGVLFFAVLWGVPEALITAEMGTMFPENGGYVVWVSSALGPFWGFQQGWAKWISGVIDNALYPVLFLDYMKSSIPAFGSGLPRTMALLILTIALTYMNYRGLTIVGWVAVLLGVFSLLPFFLMGLVAVPNIEPSRWLEMDLGNTNWGLYLNTLFWKINNWDSVSTLAGEVYNPEKTIPKALSYALIVVVGGHLYPLITCTAAAPVAREFWSDGYFAEIGSILGGFWLHSWIQAGAALSNMGNFLTEMSTDSYQLLGMAERGMLPEFFAKRSRYGTPLIGILFSALGVILLSWMSFHEIMAADNYIYCFGMILEFIAFVKHRVTHPNASRPYKVPLGTVGAILLIVPPLMLIAMVMALASFKVMVVSFFAVLIGLVLQPFLAYADKKQWLRFSVSKDLPDLPDSSVFRQDEMTPLLF